A single region of the Pseudomonas mandelii genome encodes:
- the mrdA gene encoding penicillin-binding protein 2: MPEPIPIKDHEKETRLVNKRLIACALFVAAISCALVVRMYVLQVVEYDYHSTISENNRVHVLPITPTRGLIYDRNGVVLADNRPSFNLTITRERASDVKEELDEVVNLLHLPAEDRTLFDKAMKQARHPFVPVTLFYELSEQQIAVLAVNEFRLPGIDVEPQFVRHYPFGAHFAHSIGYVGRINEKESKALDTVEYRGTQSIGKTGIEKFYESQLHGQVGYEEVETNAQGRVLRVLKHTDPIPGKNIVLSLDVKLQEAAEEALGDRRGSVVALDPSTGEVLAMVSKPSFDPNLFVTGISFKEYAALHDSIDRPLFNRVLRGLYAPGSTIKPEVAIAGLDAGVVTPQTRVFDPGYYQLPDFDHKYRNWNHSGDGWVDMDAAIMRSNDTYFYDLAHKLGIDRLHDYMAMFGLGEKVSLDMFEESAGLMPSQAWKRATRRQAWFPGETVILGIGQGYMQVTPLQLAQATALIANKGVWNRPHLAKTVDGVAPVDEHPMPNILLKDPRDWEQVNHGMQMVMHDARGIARAAAQGAQYRIAGKSGTAQVVAIKQGERYNRAKTLERNRDNALFVGFAPAEHPKIVISVMIENGEAGGRVAGPVVRQIMDAWLLDQDGHLKPQYATPSKAPGDPHV; the protein is encoded by the coding sequence ATGCCCGAACCGATACCCATCAAGGACCACGAAAAAGAGACGCGTCTGGTCAACAAGCGGCTGATCGCCTGCGCCTTGTTCGTCGCCGCCATTTCCTGCGCGCTTGTGGTGCGCATGTATGTCCTGCAAGTGGTCGAATACGACTATCACTCGACCATCTCCGAAAACAACCGCGTCCATGTCCTGCCGATCACCCCGACCCGCGGGCTGATCTACGACCGCAACGGCGTAGTCCTCGCGGATAACCGTCCCAGTTTCAACCTCACCATCACCCGCGAACGCGCCTCCGATGTCAAAGAGGAGCTCGATGAGGTGGTCAACCTCCTGCACTTGCCAGCCGAAGACCGGACACTGTTCGACAAGGCCATGAAACAGGCGCGCCACCCGTTCGTGCCGGTCACTCTGTTCTACGAGCTCAGTGAACAGCAAATCGCGGTTCTCGCGGTCAATGAGTTCCGTCTGCCGGGGATCGATGTCGAGCCCCAGTTCGTGCGCCATTACCCGTTTGGCGCACACTTTGCGCACTCGATCGGTTACGTTGGTCGTATCAACGAAAAAGAATCCAAAGCCCTCGACACGGTGGAGTATCGCGGCACCCAATCCATCGGCAAGACCGGCATTGAAAAATTCTACGAGTCGCAATTGCACGGCCAGGTGGGTTACGAAGAAGTCGAAACCAATGCCCAGGGCCGCGTACTGCGAGTGCTCAAGCACACCGATCCGATCCCCGGCAAAAACATTGTCCTGAGCCTGGACGTCAAACTTCAGGAAGCGGCCGAGGAAGCCTTGGGTGATCGTCGTGGTTCGGTGGTGGCGCTCGATCCGTCGACCGGTGAAGTACTGGCCATGGTCAGCAAGCCCAGTTTCGACCCGAACCTGTTCGTCACCGGCATCAGCTTCAAGGAATACGCGGCGCTGCACGACTCCATCGATCGGCCGCTCTTCAACCGCGTTCTGCGCGGCCTCTACGCGCCGGGTTCGACCATCAAGCCCGAAGTAGCCATTGCCGGCCTCGACGCTGGCGTCGTCACCCCTCAGACCCGCGTCTTTGACCCCGGTTATTACCAGCTCCCGGACTTTGATCACAAATACCGTAACTGGAACCACAGCGGCGACGGCTGGGTCGACATGGACGCGGCGATCATGCGCTCCAACGACACCTACTTCTATGACCTGGCCCACAAGCTGGGCATCGATCGCCTGCACGACTACATGGCCATGTTCGGCCTCGGCGAAAAAGTCTCGCTGGACATGTTCGAAGAGTCTGCCGGCTTGATGCCATCGCAAGCGTGGAAGCGCGCCACGCGCCGTCAGGCCTGGTTCCCGGGCGAAACCGTGATCCTTGGCATCGGCCAGGGTTATATGCAGGTCACGCCGCTGCAGCTGGCCCAGGCCACCGCGCTGATTGCCAACAAAGGTGTGTGGAACCGACCGCACCTGGCAAAGACCGTGGATGGCGTAGCGCCGGTGGACGAGCACCCTATGCCGAACATCCTGCTCAAGGATCCGCGTGACTGGGAGCAGGTCAACCATGGCATGCAGATGGTGATGCACGACGCCCGCGGGATTGCCAGAGCCGCCGCGCAAGGCGCTCAGTACCGCATTGCCGGCAAGAGTGGTACCGCGCAAGTCGTCGCGATCAAGCAAGGCGAGCGCTACAACCGGGCGAAAACCCTGGAGCGCAACCGCGACAATGCCTTGTTCGTCGGCTTCGCCCCGGCCGAGCACCCGAAGATCGTCATCTCGGTGATGATTGAAAACGGTGAGGCCGGTGGTCGCGTCGCCGGCCCTGTGGTGCGGCAGATCATGGACGCCTGGTTACTCGATCAGGACGGCCATCTCAAGCCGCAATACGCCACGCCGAGCAAAGCTCCGGGCGACCCTCACGTCTAA
- a CDS encoding TIGR03571 family LLM class oxidoreductase, which translates to MHPRFQRLLGSNGFSIGLELPLDNDWSNDGQRLRIAQDRPFGVPDLKQHAAMARLADNAGFRALWVRDVPVYDPNFGDAAQVFETFSYLGYLAGITENIMLGTAAVVLPLRQPWLTLKAANSVDELSDGRLLLGVASGDRPMEYPLFGVDYDQRGEIFRDTVELIRSQGEGRLPEGARLLPERDQPMPLLVAGLGQQSPAWIGEHMDGWLAYPGTPDEHRRRVGLWREVGGDKPYISFVHLDLTANPHTPMRRVRFGGSCGRLALIDELQALREAGVQHVGLHMRRSERPVAEVIEEIAEYVLPKFH; encoded by the coding sequence ATGCATCCACGATTTCAACGATTACTCGGCTCGAATGGATTTTCCATCGGACTGGAACTGCCGCTGGATAACGATTGGTCCAATGATGGACAGCGGCTGCGGATCGCTCAGGATCGGCCTTTTGGTGTCCCCGACTTGAAGCAGCACGCGGCGATGGCACGTTTGGCTGACAACGCCGGTTTTCGCGCACTTTGGGTACGTGATGTGCCGGTTTACGACCCCAACTTTGGCGACGCTGCACAGGTCTTTGAGACCTTTTCTTACCTTGGGTATTTGGCCGGGATTACGGAGAACATCATGCTCGGTACAGCAGCGGTTGTGCTGCCATTGCGTCAGCCTTGGCTAACGCTCAAGGCCGCCAACAGTGTTGATGAACTGAGTGACGGGCGTCTGCTCCTTGGGGTGGCCAGTGGTGACCGGCCGATGGAGTATCCGTTGTTTGGGGTGGATTACGATCAGCGCGGGGAGATCTTTCGCGATACGGTTGAATTGATCCGCAGCCAGGGAGAAGGTCGTTTACCTGAGGGCGCTCGCCTGTTGCCGGAGCGAGATCAGCCTATGCCACTGCTGGTTGCAGGTCTTGGTCAACAATCACCGGCCTGGATTGGTGAGCACATGGATGGTTGGCTCGCCTACCCTGGTACGCCGGATGAGCACCGACGTCGAGTGGGGCTGTGGCGGGAAGTTGGAGGCGATAAGCCTTATATCAGCTTCGTACACTTGGACCTGACTGCTAATCCTCATACCCCCATGCGACGTGTGCGCTTCGGTGGCAGTTGTGGACGGCTGGCCTTGATTGATGAGCTTCAGGCGTTACGTGAGGCTGGTGTGCAGCATGTCGGCTTGCACATGCGTCGTAGCGAACGCCCTGTGGCAGAGGTTATTGAAGAGATAGCTGAATACGTTCTGCCGAAGTTTCACTAA